A stretch of [Clostridium] innocuum DNA encodes these proteins:
- a CDS encoding helix-turn-helix domain-containing protein has protein sequence MKKEYGYPTLKVICQASAGNETAIREILKFYDAYICKLCLRPFYHSESGKIIMQVDEELKGQIHTEMMKAILKFEIRVK, from the coding sequence ATGAAAAAAGAATATGGCTACCCTACATTAAAAGTAATATGTCAAGCGTCTGCTGGAAATGAAACTGCCATAAGAGAGATTTTGAAGTTTTATGACGCTTATATATGTAAATTATGCTTGCGTCCGTTTTACCACTCTGAAAGTGGTAAAATCATTATGCAGGTTGATGAAGAATTAAAAGGTCAAATCCATACAGAAATGATGAAAGCAATCTTGAAATTTGAAATCAGAGTAAAATAA
- a CDS encoding sigma-70 family RNA polymerase sigma factor, whose translation MRKGGEIMNPSSFEHIVRIQFNALMMTVIKCTVKNRNRQFARRSKREVLFCELSDTKNVECVTKDNYSCDYISFEVLNFTIQISNEKLAVALYKLSNKERDVILLRYFQSMSDQEIAELYHVSRSAIYRRRSNGLKKLKTVLKERN comes from the coding sequence ATGCGGAAAGGAGGTGAGATTATGAACCCATCTTCTTTCGAGCATATCGTTAGAATACAGTTTAATGCTTTGATGATGACTGTTATTAAATGCACAGTAAAAAACAGAAACAGACAGTTTGCAAGACGTTCTAAGCGTGAAGTTTTATTCTGTGAATTATCAGATACGAAAAATGTTGAATGTGTAACTAAGGATAACTATTCTTGTGATTACATTTCGTTTGAAGTCTTGAATTTTACAATTCAAATATCAAATGAGAAACTTGCTGTTGCTTTATATAAGTTATCGAATAAAGAGCGTGATGTAATTCTATTACGCTATTTTCAAAGTATGAGCGACCAAGAAATAGCCGAATTATATCATGTATCACGTTCTGCTATTTATCGCAGAAGAAGTAACGGATTGAAGAAACTAAAAACAGTATTGAAAGAAAGGAATTGA
- a CDS encoding MATE family efflux transporter — translation MNKNIDFVNGNTKKCLLEMTVPMIIAMFLNMAYNLVDSLWIGNLLGEQAYAALTNSTPIILILTSIGMGATNGLAILLSQVIGAKNEQKKKNIIVTSFFVSIILSVFMTIVLEIFLEPILIVLNTPTEIFDMAKNYLSIYALGYVAVYLYLYFTAILRSFGNTMFQAVAMLVSTLLNAILDPIFINIIGFHGAAIATLISQIICLAFMCIYIYRKKLFNLSLSDFDTKEIMPFVKNAVPSVIQQSIPAISTTFLTAIVSTYSISAIAGYGVAGKLEMILFYPAMALNMVLTSIVGQCIGAQRIDRAKNYLKLALKYGIVVSSVLSAVVIFFSKQLAKLFVSNVAVTNVVSHYFLIVSIGYVLYTITSCYLGTLNGIGKPTKSMILMIFYYIIIRIPFAYLLSWLAENLNGVWIAILISHIVACIITILTSNQIIKRLYGKLYDRTKKARYKSIESNCCGKF, via the coding sequence ATGAACAAAAATATTGATTTTGTAAACGGAAACACAAAAAAATGTTTACTTGAAATGACTGTTCCTATGATAATAGCTATGTTTTTAAATATGGCATATAATCTCGTAGACAGTCTTTGGATTGGAAATTTGTTAGGTGAGCAGGCATACGCAGCGTTAACAAACTCGACACCTATTATTTTAATCTTAACTTCAATTGGTATGGGAGCAACAAACGGGTTAGCCATTCTATTATCACAGGTAATTGGTGCGAAAAATGAGCAAAAGAAAAAGAATATTATAGTTACTTCTTTTTTTGTATCTATAATTCTTTCAGTGTTTATGACAATTGTGTTGGAGATTTTTTTAGAGCCTATTTTGATAGTTTTAAATACACCGACTGAAATTTTTGATATGGCAAAAAATTACTTATCTATATATGCTTTGGGATATGTAGCAGTTTATTTGTATTTATACTTTACAGCCATTTTAAGAAGTTTTGGCAATACTATGTTTCAAGCAGTTGCAATGCTTGTGTCTACTTTATTGAATGCTATTTTAGATCCTATTTTCATTAACATAATTGGATTTCACGGAGCGGCAATCGCAACCTTAATATCACAGATTATTTGTTTGGCGTTTATGTGCATTTATATTTATCGTAAAAAATTATTTAACCTTTCACTATCTGATTTTGATACAAAAGAGATTATGCCGTTTGTAAAAAATGCTGTGCCGTCTGTCATTCAACAAAGTATTCCTGCTATTAGTACAACATTTTTAACTGCTATTGTTAGTACTTATAGTATTTCTGCTATTGCTGGCTACGGAGTTGCTGGAAAATTAGAAATGATATTATTTTATCCTGCTATGGCTCTTAATATGGTGTTGACTTCAATCGTAGGGCAATGTATTGGAGCACAACGTATCGACAGAGCAAAGAATTATCTGAAATTGGCGTTAAAATATGGTATTGTTGTTTCAAGTGTATTATCAGCAGTTGTTATTTTCTTCTCTAAACAGTTGGCAAAATTGTTTGTTTCCAACGTAGCTGTAACAAATGTTGTCAGCCATTATTTTTTAATTGTTAGTATCGGTTATGTTCTTTACACTATTACTAGTTGCTACTTAGGTACTTTAAATGGTATAGGAAAACCAACAAAAAGTATGATACTAATGATATTCTACTATATTATTATTCGTATTCCTTTTGCCTATCTATTATCTTGGCTGGCAGAAAATTTAAATGGTGTTTGGATAGCGATTTTAATCAGTCACATAGTCGCCTGCATTATAACTATTTTAACAAGTAATCAAATTATTAAGCGGTTATATGGAAAACTTTATGATAGGACTAAAAAAGCAAGATATAAAAGCATTGAAAGTAACTGCTGTGGAAAGTTTTAG
- a CDS encoding TetR/AcrR family transcriptional regulator codes for MRISKEPEERKQEILETAIKLFSVNGFEKTSISDIAKEIGIAQGLCYRYFPSKDVLFQSAINEYSNILVANMTKNINIKKDSLKDILRKMILFAEQEDDTYYPVFHNNQNKNFHNLLTLNVCEKLFPIVSEIIERANYTNEIQVNDVEMYASFCIYGQLGIILNTDISIKEKSSRIKAFFRDLFRL; via the coding sequence ATGCGTATTTCAAAAGAACCAGAGGAACGTAAACAAGAAATTTTAGAAACAGCCATTAAATTATTTAGTGTAAATGGGTTTGAAAAAACTTCAATATCAGACATAGCAAAAGAAATTGGAATAGCACAAGGATTATGTTATAGATATTTCCCATCAAAAGATGTACTTTTTCAGTCTGCTATCAATGAATATTCAAATATTTTAGTCGCCAATATGACAAAAAATATAAATATAAAAAAGGATAGTTTAAAAGATATTTTGCGGAAGATGATACTTTTTGCAGAACAAGAAGATGATACATATTATCCAGTTTTTCATAATAACCAAAATAAAAATTTCCATAATTTATTAACATTGAATGTATGTGAAAAACTTTTTCCTATTGTATCTGAAATTATTGAAAGAGCAAATTACACAAATGAAATACAAGTCAATGATGTTGAAATGTATGCCAGTTTTTGCATATATGGACAACTAGGAATTATTTTAAATACCGATATATCAATTAAAGAAAAGAGTTCACGGATAAAGGCATTTTTTAGGGACTTGTTTAGGCTTTAA
- a CDS encoding class I SAM-dependent methyltransferase has protein sequence MNITKQKSQKTFDKQAADYDTNIQGEHARKLYKPIIENLKNKNIHSILDLGCGTGALLKEIKELNIAEQLFGIDISPNMLEIAKNKLGNDATLILGDSERLPFEDSSFDAIVCNDSFHHYPQPDIVEKEVSRCLKQNGVFIIGDCWQPIGARQIMNYYMKHSNSGDVKIYSKKEMLLLLSKDFHEIEWKSFGTRSCLIIAYNN, from the coding sequence ATGAATATTACGAAACAAAAATCACAAAAGACTTTTGATAAGCAAGCTGCCGATTATGATACAAATATTCAGGGGGAACATGCTCGAAAACTCTATAAGCCGATTATAGAAAATTTAAAAAATAAGAATATACATTCTATATTAGATTTAGGTTGTGGAACGGGTGCGTTACTTAAAGAAATAAAAGAATTAAATATAGCAGAACAACTATTTGGAATAGATATATCTCCCAATATGCTTGAAATTGCAAAAAATAAACTAGGAAATGATGCAACACTTATCTTAGGCGACTCTGAGAGATTACCTTTTGAAGATAGTTCTTTTGACGCCATTGTATGTAATGACTCATTTCATCATTATCCACAACCAGATATTGTAGAGAAAGAAGTGTCTAGGTGTTTAAAGCAAAATGGAGTTTTCATTATCGGTGATTGTTGGCAACCAATCGGAGCAAGACAGATAATGAATTACTATATGAAACACAGCAATAGTGGAGATGTAAAGATTTATTCAAAAAAGGAAATGTTGTTATTATTATCAAAAGACTTCCACGAAATTGAATGGAAATCTTTTGGCACAAGATCTTGTTTAATTATAGCATACAATAATTAA
- a CDS encoding helix-turn-helix transcriptional regulator, whose translation MEHYEKKISFLGENIQTIRKHRGMKQQELADKIGINMQSLSKIERGVNFPTFDTLEKIMDVLGVMPNELLSGEWKYVNQSEKEVCQFLRIEERLNAELKHGHYDNFFDSEEEWLEYELEKLREYITDYINGKSIVASDLYPIKEFIQHLKFQKLLDRYDDLYSMDMFGESIEGHKYRTPYQVVKMINPNSKEDMELLREVLKNNHFDDEDE comes from the coding sequence ATGGAGCATTACGAAAAGAAAATCAGTTTCTTAGGAGAGAACATACAGACCATAAGAAAACACAGAGGAATGAAACAACAGGAACTTGCGGATAAAATCGGTATCAATATGCAGAGCCTTTCCAAGATTGAACGAGGTGTGAATTTTCCTACCTTCGATACATTAGAAAAGATAATGGACGTGCTGGGTGTAATGCCCAATGAATTATTATCGGGAGAATGGAAGTATGTTAATCAATCCGAAAAGGAAGTCTGCCAGTTTTTAAGAATTGAAGAACGATTAAATGCAGAACTAAAACATGGACATTATGACAACTTCTTTGACAGCGAGGAAGAATGGCTGGAATATGAGTTGGAAAAGTTACGGGAATATATTACCGACTACATCAACGGGAAAAGTATTGTAGCGTCCGACCTTTATCCAATCAAAGAATTTATCCAGCATTTGAAGTTTCAAAAACTGTTAGACCGCTATGATGATTTATACAGCATGGATATGTTCGGGGAAAGCATAGAGGGACATAAATATAGGACACCTTATCAAGTCGTAAAAATGATAAACCCCAATTCAAAAGAAGATATGGAATTATTACGGGAAGTATTGAAAAATAACCATTTTGATGATGAGGACGAATAA
- a CDS encoding replication initiation factor domain-containing protein: protein MTTHKNLSVKIDYISIVFDTATAEDVIMHILGLPTDIFNVYPATIKFKTYQARWQIGDIYVSGDARKTEDNPQGLGCYLVMTGRGCDDIFRILDSRNCTFGDMFRRCERRYGLDNFHFTRLDIAIDDKNEKPFFTIEQIKKKCEKEEFISNSEGYHFDESKFDDFDTAKTVYIGAGKSGLSYRFYDKDKEVCSKHNKTLDEVGSWKRTEMQLRDDKAHAFAMTFKDRPLELGELAFGLLANNLRFVVPNRNESNKSRWKTCRFWERFLGAVEVLKVQVPKLHNSLEETQQWLTEGGVISAVKSFYFLEEHDALGGLEKVGTMLDKARYSNSLSSKLTAHLQRINRTDLIPYIQYDTKQGKGGI from the coding sequence ATAACTACACACAAAAATTTATCCGTTAAGATTGATTACATCAGCATTGTATTTGATACTGCAACCGCTGAAGATGTAATCATGCACATTTTAGGTTTACCGACTGACATTTTCAATGTTTATCCAGCAACGATAAAATTCAAGACTTATCAAGCACGCTGGCAGATTGGAGATATTTATGTATCGGGGGACGCAAGAAAGACAGAGGACAACCCACAGGGGCTAGGCTGTTATCTTGTTATGACTGGCAGAGGTTGTGATGATATTTTCCGTATTCTCGATAGTAGGAATTGTACCTTTGGAGATATGTTCCGACGTTGTGAGCGAAGATACGGACTGGATAACTTCCATTTTACAAGACTTGATATTGCCATTGATGATAAGAACGAAAAGCCATTCTTTACCATAGAGCAGATAAAGAAGAAATGCGAAAAAGAGGAATTTATTTCTAATAGTGAGGGCTACCACTTTGACGAAAGCAAGTTTGATGATTTCGACACCGCAAAGACTGTTTATATCGGTGCTGGTAAATCGGGATTGTCCTACCGCTTTTATGATAAAGATAAGGAAGTCTGTTCAAAACATAATAAGACACTTGATGAAGTTGGCAGTTGGAAACGGACAGAAATGCAACTGCGTGATGATAAGGCTCATGCTTTTGCCATGACATTCAAAGACAGACCGCTGGAACTTGGGGAACTGGCTTTCGGGCTATTGGCAAACAACCTACGCTTTGTCGTGCCAAACAGAAATGAAAGTAATAAGAGCAGATGGAAAACGTGTCGGTTTTGGGAACGCTTTTTAGGGGCTGTGGAAGTCTTGAAAGTGCAAGTACCGAAACTACATAATTCTCTTGAAGAAACACAGCAATGGCTCACAGAGGGTGGCGTGATTTCCGCTGTCAAAAGTTTTTACTTCTTAGAAGAACATGACGCATTAGGTGGACTGGAAAAAGTGGGAACTATGCTTGATAAGGCAAGATACAGTAATTCCCTTTCCAGCAAACTAACCGCCCACTTACAGAGGATAAACCGCACCGACCTTATCCCCTATATCCAGTATGACACAAAACAAGGGAAAGGGGGTATCTAA
- a CDS encoding excisionase produces the protein MNNNDIPVWEKYTLTIEEASKYFRIGENKLRRLAEENKDAGWLIMNGNRIQIKRRQFEKVIDKLDAI, from the coding sequence ATGAATAACAACGATATTCCTGTATGGGAAAAGTACACCCTTACCATTGAAGAAGCGTCAAAATATTTCCGTATCGGAGAAAACAAGTTAAGACGATTGGCAGAGGAAAACAAGGACGCTGGCTGGCTCATTATGAATGGCAACCGCATACAGATTAAACGCCGACAATTTGAAAAGGTCATTGACAAATTGGACGCAATCTAA
- a CDS encoding site-specific integrase, with the protein MKEKRRDSKERILHTGESQRTDGKYLYKYVDAFGNTKYVYAWRLTPTDPTPKGKREKPSLRELEQQIRRDIEDGIDSTGKKMTLCQLYAKQNTQRANVKKSTQKQREQLMRLLKEDKLGARSIDTIKPSDAKEWALRMKDKGFSYNTINNHKRSLKASFYIAIQDDCVRKNPFDFKLSEVLENDTKEKVALTEEQEQALLSFIKTDNVYHKYYDDVLILLKTGLRISELCGLTIMDVDFIHEVVVIDHQLLKSKEQGYYIETPKTKSGIRQVPLSRETIQAFQRVMKKHPKAEPFVIDGRSNFLFVNHKGKPKVAIDYNALFVRMIKKYNKHHKDNPLPHITPHTLRHTFCTRLASKNMNPKDLQYIMGHSNISITMNWYAHASIDTAKSEVQRLIA; encoded by the coding sequence ATGAAAGAAAAAAGACGGGATAGCAAAGAACGTATCCTGCATACTGGAGAGAGCCAACGAACAGACGGAAAATACTTATATAAATATGTGGACGCATTTGGAAACACAAAATATGTGTATGCTTGGAGATTGACACCCACAGACCCGACACCAAAGGGAAAACGGGAAAAACCCTCACTTCGTGAACTGGAACAGCAGATAAGACGGGATATTGAGGACGGTATCGACAGCACAGGCAAGAAAATGACGCTTTGCCAACTCTACGCTAAACAGAACACACAGAGGGCAAACGTGAAGAAAAGCACACAGAAACAACGGGAACAGCTCATGCGGTTATTGAAAGAGGACAAGTTAGGTGCTAGGAGCATTGATACGATAAAACCCTCTGACGCTAAGGAATGGGCATTACGCATGAAAGACAAAGGCTTTTCCTATAACACCATTAACAACCATAAACGCTCGTTAAAAGCGTCATTCTATATCGCCATACAAGACGATTGTGTAAGGAAAAACCCTTTTGATTTCAAGTTAAGTGAAGTCCTAGAAAATGATACCAAAGAGAAAGTCGCATTGACAGAGGAACAGGAACAAGCCCTACTCTCATTCATCAAGACGGACAATGTGTATCACAAGTATTATGATGATGTGCTGATACTGTTAAAGACAGGACTTCGTATCTCGGAACTGTGCGGACTGACAATCATGGACGTTGATTTTATCCATGAGGTTGTGGTTATCGACCACCAGTTACTAAAGAGCAAGGAACAGGGTTATTATATTGAAACGCCTAAGACAAAGAGCGGAATAAGGCAAGTGCCATTAAGCAGAGAAACAATACAGGCATTTCAACGGGTTATGAAGAAACACCCAAAGGCAGAACCATTTGTGATAGACGGACGGAGCAATTTCCTATTTGTCAATCATAAAGGCAAGCCCAAAGTTGCGATTGATTACAACGCCTTATTTGTCCGTATGATAAAGAAATACAACAAGCACCACAAGGACAATCCCTTGCCACATATCACACCGCATACGCTACGCCATACATTCTGCACAAGGCTGGCAAGCAAGAACATGAACCCGAAAGATTTACAGTATATCATGGGGCATTCAAATATCAGTATCACAATGAACTGGTATGCTCATGCGTCCATAGATACCGCAAAATCAGAGGTTCAGCGTCTAATCGCATAA
- a CDS encoding YSIRK-targeted surface antigen transcriptional regulator, producing the protein MKLTGKELQNIKALHVTTKIPVHIYDLCFKLLKVYSSGNRYEIPYDFSRIHSENTDCRDLIWYEYGWLKEIFIFVRHKDVIITLGPFLTNHLEPEEIEKLVEGDKMKSQPSVTGKEWFSYYENLPIYALGDIRDFVILLGAILNIDLEEIYSRRLHIEVYRNELELKSQALKRPFFQDFESEQYAFYYENKILELVAKGDLDTLKQGVAKIGCSVIPTWHNDSVRTEKNYTIVILEKLSSLALHMGKDVLETIRLREFYIKKLEQKEKLVDVLAVRDSAIIHFTKELHNLANSAYSPFILSVIQYINLKIYGPYKTSDVAKHFFLSESALRRHFKREVHMSITEYANQRKIAISKFFLATGMPIAECSKRLGFFDSSHFYRTFKKYEGITPKQFLNRTTQRDFDENFLLDKELY; encoded by the coding sequence ATGAAACTTACAGGAAAAGAATTGCAGAATATAAAAGCACTCCATGTGACAACGAAAATACCTGTGCATATCTATGATCTTTGTTTCAAGCTGCTCAAAGTGTACAGTTCCGGGAACCGGTATGAGATCCCTTATGATTTCTCCCGTATCCATTCTGAAAACACGGACTGCAGAGATCTTATCTGGTATGAGTATGGCTGGCTGAAAGAAATCTTTATATTTGTCCGGCATAAGGATGTTATTATCACGCTTGGTCCGTTTTTAACAAATCATCTGGAGCCGGAAGAAATCGAGAAACTTGTGGAAGGAGATAAAATGAAATCGCAGCCCTCTGTCACAGGGAAGGAGTGGTTTTCTTACTATGAAAATCTACCGATCTACGCATTAGGGGATATTCGTGATTTCGTCATACTGCTGGGGGCAATCTTAAATATCGACCTGGAAGAAATTTATTCCAGAAGGCTTCATATAGAAGTTTATCGGAATGAATTGGAATTAAAAAGTCAGGCATTAAAGAGACCTTTTTTTCAGGATTTTGAATCCGAGCAATATGCCTTCTATTATGAAAATAAAATACTAGAACTTGTTGCAAAAGGAGACCTGGATACTTTGAAACAGGGGGTTGCCAAAATCGGATGCAGCGTGATCCCCACCTGGCATAATGATTCTGTACGCACAGAAAAAAACTATACCATTGTTATTCTGGAAAAACTGTCTTCCCTTGCTCTTCATATGGGAAAGGATGTACTGGAAACGATCCGGTTACGAGAATTTTACATAAAGAAACTGGAACAGAAAGAAAAACTGGTGGATGTCCTGGCGGTAAGGGATAGTGCGATTATCCATTTCACAAAAGAACTGCACAATCTGGCAAACAGTGCTTATTCACCTTTCATACTGTCTGTGATACAGTATATTAACCTAAAGATTTACGGACCATATAAAACATCTGATGTGGCAAAGCATTTTTTTCTTTCAGAAAGTGCGTTACGGCGGCACTTTAAAAGAGAGGTACATATGAGCATCACAGAATATGCCAATCAACGAAAGATAGCCATTTCAAAGTTTTTTTTAGCCACGGGGATGCCGATTGCAGAATGTTCAAAACGTTTAGGTTTTTTTGACAGTTCGCATTTCTATAGGACCTTTAAAAAATATGAGGGAATTACACCAAAGCAATTCTTGAATAGAACAACCCAAAGAGATTTTGATGAAAATTTTCTTCTGGACAAAGAACTCTATTGA
- a CDS encoding DUF3440 domain-containing protein, whose translation MIKRYLDLNVYEALLERFHFIFQEFDSIYISFSGGKDSGLLLYLLLDFRDWNYPDKTIGVFHQDFEAQYSATTRYVEETFQMLEKRPHVELYWICLPMATRTALSSYEMYWYPWDDKKADSWVRPMPEHDYVFNLTHNPMTTYHYKMHQEDLARQFGRWYRISHNNKKTICLLGIRADESLQRYSGFLNKKYGYKGQCWITHQFKDVWTASPLYDWSVNDIWHAYYRFDYPYNELYDLFYKAGLTVYQMRVASPFQDYAKDSLNLYRVIDPQIWTKLLGRVQGANFTSIYSKTRAMGYRNITLPEGHTWQSYTKFLLATLPKRLQKNYVDKFNKSLKFWHTVGGGLEEETIQELIEHGYHIKRNGISNYTIFKNSRIIFLDKIPDHTDDIKSTKDIPSWKRMCFCILKNDHICRFMGFGLTREQQKKLDYLKDKYRTVEELNDDKKSRI comes from the coding sequence ATGATAAAAAGATATCTGGATTTGAATGTATATGAAGCCTTATTGGAACGATTCCATTTTATTTTCCAGGAATTCGATTCCATTTATATTTCTTTTTCCGGTGGAAAAGACAGTGGACTGCTGCTGTATCTTCTGCTTGATTTTCGGGATTGGAACTATCCGGATAAAACGATTGGAGTATTCCATCAGGATTTTGAAGCCCAGTATTCAGCCACGACAAGATATGTAGAGGAAACCTTCCAGATGCTGGAAAAACGCCCTCATGTAGAATTGTATTGGATCTGCCTTCCTATGGCTACACGTACGGCACTGAGCAGCTATGAAATGTACTGGTACCCTTGGGATGATAAAAAGGCAGACAGCTGGGTACGTCCAATGCCGGAACATGATTATGTGTTCAATTTGACACATAATCCCATGACGACCTATCACTATAAGATGCACCAGGAAGACCTTGCAAGACAATTTGGCAGATGGTATCGCATATCCCATAACAATAAGAAAACGATCTGTCTTCTGGGAATTCGTGCCGATGAATCCTTACAGCGCTACAGCGGTTTTCTTAATAAGAAATACGGCTACAAAGGACAGTGCTGGATCACCCATCAGTTTAAAGATGTCTGGACTGCGTCCCCTCTGTATGACTGGTCGGTCAATGATATCTGGCATGCCTACTATCGCTTTGATTATCCATATAATGAATTATATGATTTATTTTACAAGGCCGGCCTGACGGTTTACCAGATGCGCGTAGCCTCCCCTTTTCAAGACTATGCCAAGGATTCGCTGAATCTTTATCGGGTCATCGATCCCCAGATATGGACAAAGCTGCTCGGGCGTGTGCAGGGCGCAAATTTTACTTCTATCTATTCAAAAACAAGAGCTATGGGATACCGTAACATCACGCTTCCCGAGGGTCATACGTGGCAATCCTATACCAAATTTTTGCTGGCAACGCTGCCGAAACGCCTGCAGAAAAATTATGTCGATAAGTTTAATAAATCTCTAAAGTTCTGGCATACTGTTGGCGGCGGATTAGAGGAAGAGACCATTCAAGAGCTGATAGAACATGGATACCATATCAAGAGAAACGGCATATCCAACTATACGATATTTAAAAATTCACGCATTATTTTTCTGGATAAGATTCCAGATCATACAGATGATATCAAGTCTACAAAGGATATACCAAGCTGGAAACGGATGTGTTTCTGCATTTTAAAAAACGATCATATCTGCCGTTTCATGGGATTTGGTTTGACACGTGAACAGCAAAAAAAGTTAGATTACTTAAAAGATAAATATAGAACTGTGGAGGAACTAAACGATGACAAAAAGTCCCGTATATGA
- a CDS encoding ParB N-terminal domain-containing protein: MTKSPVYDIRAVPVEKIHPNDYNPNAVAPPEMKLLYDSIKADGYTMPIVCYYDKPNDEYIIVDGFHRYRIMKEYPDIYEREQGLLPVSVIDKPLDQRMASTIRHNRARGSHDVDLMSNIVKELHEFGRSDTWIAKHLGMDRDEILRLKQITGLAALFKEVDFGESWEPIEDLPFESDNMEK; this comes from the coding sequence ATGACAAAAAGTCCCGTATATGACATACGAGCCGTACCTGTTGAAAAGATTCATCCCAATGATTACAACCCCAATGCAGTAGCACCACCGGAAATGAAACTTCTCTATGACAGTATCAAAGCAGACGGCTATACGATGCCGATTGTATGTTATTATGATAAACCAAACGATGAGTATATCATAGTGGATGGCTTTCATAGATACCGGATCATGAAAGAATATCCAGATATCTATGAGCGGGAACAGGGTCTATTGCCTGTTTCTGTGATCGATAAACCATTAGATCAGAGAATGGCGAGCACCATCCGTCATAACCGTGCAAGAGGTAGTCATGATGTAGATTTAATGAGCAATATCGTCAAAGAACTGCATGAATTCGGACGCTCAGATACATGGATCGCAAAACATCTTGGAATGGATCGAGATGAGATATTACGTTTGAAACAGATTACTGGGTTGGCTGCTTTATTCAAGGAAGTTGACTTTGGAGAATCCTGGGAACCGATAGAAGATCTTCCTTTTGAATCAGACAATATGGAGAAATAA